In a genomic window of Quercus lobata isolate SW786 chromosome 4, ValleyOak3.0 Primary Assembly, whole genome shotgun sequence:
- the LOC115985875 gene encoding uncharacterized protein LOC115985875: MDKFEKNQAKAKDHMVTWMCTQARLCQVDTPGNPLSNGGGQHTHRVDLQGMTCTCGKWEAYKMSCSHVIAICAKYKHDVQQFIDPCYSVTHRYHSYEPIFQLLKDRLAWPDPEEIRVVMPNPQLIRNKCWPKSTRIHYEMDENDRELPTSLWIENGPKSRCGLCHQEGHNRRTCPTRNAESTSGGAAS, encoded by the coding sequence ATGGACAAGTTCGAAAAAAACCAAGCGAAGGCAAAGGACCATATGGTGACATGGATGTGCACACAAGCGCGGTTATGTCAGGTTGACACACCAGGTAATCCTCTAAGTAATGGGGGTGGACAACACACGCATAGGGTTGATCTTCAGGGTATGACATGCACATGTGGAAAATGGGAAGCATACAAGATGTCGTGTTCACACGTAATAGCAATTTGTGCTAAGTATAAGCACGATGTGCAACAATTTATTGATCCTTGCTATAGCGTGACTCATAGGTACCATAGCTATGAACCGATATTCCAACTGTTGAAAGACAGATTAGCATGGCCGGATCCAGAAGAAATTAGAGTAGTGATGCCCAATCCGCAACTGATCCGGAACAAGTGTTGGCCAAAGTCCACACGAATCCACTATGAGATGGACGAGAATGATAGGGAGTTGCCAACCTCCCTATGGATCGAGAATGGACCCAAGTCAAGATGTGGGTTATGTCACCAAGAGGGGCACAACCGTAGAACATGTCCTACTCGAAATGCGGAGTCAACTAGCGGTGGAGCTGCATCATAG